One Gemmatimonadaceae bacterium genomic window, GCTGCTCGAAGTTGTACCGGTAATCGATGTCGATCGGGTTCGCGTACGTACGCTGCGGCGACTGCGCCGCGACGCGCACTGCAGCACACGCGGCCAGTCCCACGACAGTGAGACAAATACCTAACGACTTCAGATCTCCCCCCGCCGCGCGGCCTCCGCGATGAGATCGCCAGCGCGGAATCCCAGGGCCGCGATCGTTTCCGTGGGCTGTCCGCGTCCCGACGTGACGAAGCTGCTCCCATCGCACAGGAACAAATTCTTGACGTCGTGCGCGCGATGGCTACGATCGATCACGGAGGTCTTTGGGTCATCGCCCATACGGCACGTCCCGAGCAGGTGCACGCCGACGGTCTGCTCCTCTACCGGGGCTCCCCACTTCTGCACCGCACCCGCTGCCTCGAGCAGCTCGAGCGCGCGCTCGCGGAAGAATCCCATCGTCTTTACGTCGTCGGAGTGATCGCGGTAGGTGACGCGGAGCGCGGGCACGCCCCAGCCGTCCTTGAGCTGCGGATCGAGCTCGATGCCATTCGTCGGAACCGGGAGCGACGTGCTGTGTCCGAACACGTCCATGCGATGGCTGAAATTATGCCTAACGGCCCTGGCATACTCGGCGCCCCAGTGCTTGCCCTCATGCGGCACCGATGAGAATGCAGCGTCGATCGGACCGAGCGGCCCGAAGCGGCTGTCCATGCCACCGCCGCCGTAGAACCCCCGCTTGAGATCCGCCTCGTAGAAATCCCAGATCACGCGGCTTGGCTGCACGCTCTTCCACTCGTTGAGCTCGTGCTCGAAGATGCCGGTTGCGATGACGTTGCCGTTGAACATCAGGTGCTTGCCGACGTAACCGCTGGAGTTGGCGAGCCCGTTCGGAAAGAGATTCGACTTCGAGAGCAGCAGGAGTCGGGGCGTCTCGGCGCCATTGGCACTGACGACAACAGCCTTCGCGCGCTGTAGGTGCTCCTTTCCATCCTGATCGAAGTAGAGGACGCCGACGGCACGTCCTGCCTTGTCAGTTTCAATTTTACGAACGTAGGAGCTTGTGCGGATGTCGCAGTTTCCTGTCGCCTCGGCCTCGCGAACGACTGTCGCGAGCGCGCTCGATTTGGCCCCATACTCGCAGCCGTAGCCCTCGCAAAAGCCGCAATGCTGACAGGCTACGCGACCCCGATGCGGTCGCGAAATCACCGCCATCGGCGCTGGGAATGGATGCCAGCCAAGCTTGCGCGCCGCGCCCTCGAACAACACACCTGACGACTTCACCGGAAGTGGCGGGAGCGGTAACGGCGCCGAGCGCGGCGGCTCGAAGGGATTGGCACTGCTGTCGCCCGAGATTCCGAGCACCTGCTCGGCGCGCGTGTAGTACGGCTCCAGATCCCCGTAGGTGATTGGCCAATCGGCGAATCCAGTTCCGGCCATCGGCCCGAGCGCGCTGCGCTCCTTGAAGTCGATCTCACGGAAGCGCCAGAAGTTGGCTGTGAAATGCACCGAGCTGCCGCCGACGCAACGTCCGTAGATGACGTGCAGTCCCGTCTGCGCCTTCTCCTTCGATGTCTTACGGAAGGTCTGCGGGCTCTTCTTCGGATCGTTCGTCAACTCATTCAGCATGAAGTTTCCAAATTCGTCATGCCGGAAGTCCTTCTCCGTGAGATACGGCCCTTGCTCGAAAACGACGACCTTGTATCCCGCGCGGGCGAGGGTCCACGCAATCGATCCACCCGCAAAGCCGGACCCGACGATCACGAAGTCGACGTCGGTCTCGGGCGCATAACGAGCGGCGGACGTACTCCCCGCCTGCATGAAGGTGGGCGCGAGGGCCGACGGCGTGGCTGGTGCGTTGGAGACGTCTGGCGTGTCGCGATCGTAGTAGCCGAAGGGCGGCGCGAATGCCCCGTGATGCTCGAGCCCGATGAGCTTCCAGCCGCTTTCGTCAGAGTTCCCACCGTACTTCGGGTCGGCGAAGCATGCGACGACCGTGTGCGCGCTCAGCATGCCGAAGAACGGCGTCTTTTCCGTTGCCGTGAGCACCTTGTCCTGCTGCGACTCGTCGAGGGAGGCGAAACCCGCGGAGCGCGGGTAGAGCTTCTTCGTCGTCGCCTCAAGCGACTTGATGCCGTCGAGATATGGCTTGCGAGCCTCGACCATCGCTTGCTGCAGCGCGAGGTCGATGAACTGCGGCGCGTGCATCGCACCCGCGTTCGGCTGATCGTCGACGGCCGGGAAGATCCGATTCGCCGCGGCTTCAATCACAGCCAATTGCGCCGGAGTGAAAAAGCCCGGCGGGGGCGAGGCGCTCGTTGCCTGACGATAGACCGCAAGTAGTGCGCGGGTGCTCGCTCCAAGCAGGAACGGAGCCAATGCTGCCGATGACGAGGTGAGCAGAAACAGACGCCGAGAGACGAGATCAGAATCCATGGTCATGGAGCTCCCGTGTTGCTGACGAACGCCAACCGCCTGCCATCAGGGGACCACGACGGCACGTTGATCGTTCCCTGCCCTCCGTACACGTATGCGATCACCCGCGACGCACCGCCATCGATCGGCATCAATCGCAGAAGCACGTGCTTGTAGAAAGGATGATCCTCCGCGGCGACATCCGGCAGAAAGGAGACGTACGCGATCCACTTCCCGTCGGGTGAAATGTGTGGGAACCAGTTGTTGAAGTCGTCGTTCGTGATTTGTTGCTGCGCGCTGCCGTCCGGGCGCATGCGCCAGATCTGCATGCGGCCCGTGCGCGAGGAGTTGAAATAGATGTACGCGCCGTCGGGCGTGAACTCGGGGCCGTCGTCGAGACCGGGGGCAGACGTTAGGCGTATCTCGTCGCCGCCGGCGC contains:
- a CDS encoding GMC family oxidoreductase, which produces MTMDSDLVSRRLFLLTSSSAALAPFLLGASTRALLAVYRQATSASPPPGFFTPAQLAVIEAAANRIFPAVDDQPNAGAMHAPQFIDLALQQAMVEARKPYLDGIKSLEATTKKLYPRSAGFASLDESQQDKVLTATEKTPFFGMLSAHTVVACFADPKYGGNSDESGWKLIGLEHHGAFAPPFGYYDRDTPDVSNAPATPSALAPTFMQAGSTSAARYAPETDVDFVIVGSGFAGGSIAWTLARAGYKVVVFEQGPYLTEKDFRHDEFGNFMLNELTNDPKKSPQTFRKTSKEKAQTGLHVIYGRCVGGSSVHFTANFWRFREIDFKERSALGPMAGTGFADWPITYGDLEPYYTRAEQVLGISGDSSANPFEPPRSAPLPLPPLPVKSSGVLFEGAARKLGWHPFPAPMAVISRPHRGRVACQHCGFCEGYGCEYGAKSSALATVVREAEATGNCDIRTSSYVRKIETDKAGRAVGVLYFDQDGKEHLQRAKAVVVSANGAETPRLLLLSKSNLFPNGLANSSGYVGKHLMFNGNVIATGIFEHELNEWKSVQPSRVIWDFYEADLKRGFYGGGGMDSRFGPLGPIDAAFSSVPHEGKHWGAEYARAVRHNFSHRMDVFGHSTSLPVPTNGIELDPQLKDGWGVPALRVTYRDHSDDVKTMGFFRERALELLEAAGAVQKWGAPVEEQTVGVHLLGTCRMGDDPKTSVIDRSHRAHDVKNLFLCDGSSFVTSGRGQPTETIAALGFRAGDLIAEAARRGEI